The region CTCCACGAAGGGCGGCGCGCCGGGCGCCGGCGCCCGGTAGAAGGTGCCGACCATCGGCGCCCGCACCGCGACGAGCCCCGGCGGGAGCTCCTCGCCGACGGCCGCCGGCGGCGCGGGCGGCGCGGGCCGACCCGGGGAGGGCGGGGAGACCGCGACCGCGGCCTCGGCAGGCGGCGAGGGCGCCAACGGGGACGCGGGCGCCGAGAGGTCGGCGGCCGTCCGCCGCACGGCGAGCTTGAGGCCGTCGGTCTCCAGGACGAACTCCTCCCAGGCCGAGGCGTCGATGAGCTGCAGGATCGCGCGGATCTCCTCGATCGAGACTGCCATTATCCGTCCTTCCGTAGCTCGTCGCGGATGAGGAAGGGCGAGTCCCTCACCACCGAGAAGGGGTACTGGG is a window of Candidatus Rokuibacteriota bacterium DNA encoding:
- the accB gene encoding acetyl-CoA carboxylase biotin carboxyl carrier protein, giving the protein MAVSIEEIRAILQLIDASAWEEFVLETDGLKLAVRRTAADLSAPASPLAPSPPAEAAVAVSPPSPGRPAPPAPPAAVGEELPPGLVAVRAPMVGTFYRAPAPGAPPFVEVGGRVEAADTVCILEIMKLMNSIPAGVRGRVARFCVENATLVEYGQPLVLIEPEGPPGA